CCGAATTAATGGACGAGTTGATTCCTTTACTCTTTGGTAAGATCTTTGACTTCACTAACAGCGTTTTTTTGAGATCCAATTGCATTGCCGCCTATTTTAGTCTACTTTTGGTGATTTTTGACGGATCCGATTGTTACAGTGTTGCCGATAATGTGAATGGATTTCTTGAGTTAGTGGAAGGTTACCAGAGCCCGAAAAATGCCTCAAGTGAATCCGATAAGGATACCGAGTTTCAGTGGGATATTGTTGCCGGTTCGATCAACGGAATCTGTGTTATTCTTACGTTGTTGTACAAAAGTGGGAAGAATGATATCAATGAACTAATCCAAGACTGTCTACCCAGATTAATACCTTTCTTTGGAAGCGAATTCCCAAGAAAGGTCCACAAAGCATTGTGTATATTGATCGGTGTCATGTATGAGGCATTTGACTATAAAGCGGAGGagagggaagaagaagaagaaggcaaTGACGAAGCGGGTATAAGTGAAGGCCCTTACTATGACGTTGAAGAattaaagatgatgataggAGATCTCTCTAGAGAATCGACAAAGAAAGTGggtaagaagaacaagCGAGAAGTTCGGTCGATTTACAGAGACGCTTTACGGACAATTGAGGAAGCcaacaaagagaaggatgaagatgaggaggaattggatgatgctGATATCAGAGTGATTTCCCGCTTCAGTATCAGTAAGAATAAGCAAGTGCCAATCAGGTCGTGGTTTGCATTTGTGAGATTGATTCATCTAAAGTATTTGTTCGACACAGAGTTGAGCTCGCATTATTTATATTCGAAGGAAGTTCGGGAGTTATTAGCAAGACCGGATGAACAAGTTGAGTATGACAATGACGACGAAGAGGTTTCTGGAGTAAAGCATTGGAAGGGTAGACAGGATAAAGTGAgtggtaagaagaaggatagCAGGATTCAAAGAGCAAGAGATAGGAAACTGTTGGAGAAAATGGAAGGATTGAATATTTGAGTTAACGTTGGAGTCTCCTCTTGAACCAATCAGGGACTGGGAACGTGGACTGTTTGCGTCGATGACGTTGTTGTCTGACAGCTGGGATTCCTTGTGTTTCGGAGTCCACGAATTTATCGTTTCGAAAGTTATTTATTAGCAAAGCCGAGAGGGAAATAAAGTCTGTTGTATCTAATACGGGATATGTACTATTGACTTGATCCTGAAGAAACAGGTAGTAGTCGATCTTTTGAACCGAATCGGGAAGATCTATGAACTGCAAGTTGTTCAAGATCAACTGGTAGTCTGCTTTTCCGAGAGATCGCGAGATAGTCGGCGTTATGAAGTGGGTAAGATCTCTCGACAATGGTTCTGGCTTCGACGGTCTTAACACGAAATTGTATACAAATCTCGATTGAGTAAACTTGATCGATATTTCACTACTAGCATTGAGATTTAGCTTTCTTCGTTTTTTGAATACAACCTTGGTGAATTCCGGAGATGTGAAGCTGACGTAGTTCGAATCATCGTCGTCTTCTCCATAGTAGTTGAGCTTAATTTGTTTTATGTGACTAGTAGCAGAGTTTGTATTCATTTTGGATCGAATCAAAGCAATGTTGATGGCAATAGAAGCTTCTCTCAAAGAGGCATTACTGAGCTCTCGAGCATCGTTATCATCGGCTATATCGTTGAGGATTTGTCGATGGTCGTTGAGTCTCTGAAAGTTAAGACGATCTGATctggaagatttgaaagaagatggacTAAAGTCTGTTTCAGCTGGTGTCACGGGTTCTTTAGATTTGTATGGGGTTCCAAACATCGATACTTATAGAGAAAGTAGCTAGGCTTTTTGGTGTTAGAGAATTTCAGGCTCTATTTCTCGAGCCCCTAAATTTCTCGGGCCCCTAAATTTCCTACTCTTTTAGGCTGACgtatcttcatctgcagGCAGCAATTATGTCTTCACAGCAGTCTGTCTTAGGCAGATTAGGGACGACGGAGCGAAGTGAAGTGATGGCCCAGATttttgaggaggatgatgaaaacGAAACGTCCGAAGAGTCTCAGTATACGTACGAATCGGATATAGTGAATTATGATccagagaaagaatggcAGGATATAGTGACACAGTTCAACTCTTTGGTATTTTTGGTTGTGATACCAATTACAGGACGAAtgattggaagaagatttgcACATTACGTATGGGATATATTAACAGATAGGatattttgaaagaaaCTTTAAACCTTTTTATACGTTAACGATAAGGGCTTCGTTTTTCAACCTGATTTCTGGATTAAGAGTCTTAAATATGGCCACCAGTTTGTTTAACATAGAAACGTTAAGGAGTAGCATTAAGTTTCTCATATTTTCACAAAGAGAAGTATACTCATCGGTAGTTTGTTGGATAGTCAGATGCGactccaatttcttgaaataGTTAATGAATAGAATGAGAACGTTTTTAATGGGGAGTCTTAAATCTGGCATATAGTAGGGGCACCTAGTAGGTGAATCAAAACTTCTTGTTGCAAATTCAGCTGTAGTTTGTAGATGGTTGATATAGACATTGGTAGAAAGACACCTGTAGAGTGAGTCTAAAGATGCAACGTCTTTTGAGGCTAGAATTCTTCCCAATTCGATCAATTTACGAAAGTCCACCATCTTGGTCGAAATATCCTGCTCAGATTCTTTTTGGGCCTGTTGATCTTCACCATTCTCTCCATTAATCATGCATTTGTTCAAGTACTCAAACAACTCATCGTTAGAAATGCCGTACTTGCTTGGTTTCAGGAGTACGTCCACCACTTCATTCAAGATTTTCACCTCCTGATGAACCAAACGTTTATGGCCATTACTCATAAAAGACTTCGGTATATTGGGCGACATGAAATAAAATAGAAGCTATTTAGTTCTGCATATAAGGGTCCATTTATCTTGTCCTTTATCCACTCACTTTTCaggaaaaaggaaaaaggaaaagtcGTGAGATTTGAGGATTCCGATTTGGGAATTTATCCCGAAAGGGATTAATAATTTAATCTATTCTAGTTTTTTAATGGCTTATTTGGGTCTTGATTTCGGTCCCCAGTTCTTAGTTGGGTTTTCCTGGAAACGCACGATtttgattcttctcaaCTGATTCACTTGGTCACTCACTTCATTTCTCTGGAACAACCAATCAGAATCCTCCATATCAGTACTTCCTGACTCGgctttcaacttgttgagATCTATATCTTTTCCAACGTCATCGTTGGACAAGATTTTGTAACCTGCAGTTGTTTCACTCAATTTGGATTTGTCCAGCTTGCATTTCTCTGCTAGTTTCTTACCGATAAACCAGATCGTCTCCCAGGGAGCATCTGTCTTAATGGAGTTGGGGACAGTATGTGATAACGATGCATGATATCCCAAGTTTCCTAATGCTCCAGTAAAAGTCTCTATAGAAGGTGCAGGTATTTTTAAAACAGAGGAAACCGACGTCGGCTTGAAGTAGAAATGTGCATCCAATTCATTCTTAGCCATGGTGAGCATTCCCTTTATCCTAGGTAATGTCTTGTATATCTTATCATCTGCTTTGGCCTGTAAAGACAATACTCTATCAATGAAATCTTTATTATGCAAATTTCCAGCCCACATTGGCCCTCCAATGTGATTGACATAGCCACAAAAGCTGCAATTAGGTCCAATATGCGAAGCACCTGTGGCTAGTCCAAACTTTTTGCTACCATTTTTATTATGGCTGATCTTACCCAATCGTTGCTCTGTGACCGAGTAGCAGCCAGAGCATTTggacatcatcattgtaTTGTAGGCCAACTCTTTCACCTTGATGGGAGATTGATGAACCCTAATGAATAATCTCACATAAAAGTCAATCGACAAGCACAGTAAAGGCTCGATGGACTTCCTGTACTTGGCACCAGTTGTGGCTATCATATTGAGAACAAGCCTGAGTGCTGTCTCATGAGTAGCATCTCCTCCAACATTAGATCCTCCATATAGCGCAAAGCACTTCTCGGGGTAACCGTTACCGGCTAAAACTCCCATATCTGTACACGTGATAAGCATCATGCCTCCGTTCTTGACTGCCTGCATGGCCGAGTCTAGAAAAGGAGCTGCCGATCCGTATGGatccaaatcaatcacGTGATACTCGTCTTTGTGTTGTGACATGTATTGAATGGCATCCGCATGATTGGATGTCACCTTGTTTCCGACCTGATTGTGCTGAATGTTCACATTAATTGAGTCCACTGCTGCAGCACTCAAATCATTTGCAATGATACTTTTGATAAGGGGAATCTCTTTAGCATATCGTATAGCTCTCAAACCTGATGCTGACAATGCCTCCATAACAATGGCATAAGGCTGTTTTTTGGCCTTCTCCTCTGCATCCGCCTTCGTCAATGTTTCAGTGACGTCTTCCGTACTAGGCTGAGCACCATCTGTTACCGGTTGTTTATTTCTCTTCCGTCTCAACAagactttttcttcctgatACAATTCAGTAAAAGCTCTAATGGCTAGGCAGCTTAGATCTCTGTTATATTGTTGCACATGATTGTAAAAGACCTTGTTTTTAGGAAATAGGATAGTAGCAGATCCCTCTGTTAGCTGGTCATATTTTGACAAATCTATAGTAGGAAAAGCTTCCGAAGTCATAGTACGAGAAAATGTTTTGATATATCTCTTCGTTACGGGAGAAATGCGCACTTTTACCATCAACAAACAGTTGTAACCA
This sequence is a window from Brettanomyces nanus chromosome 3, complete sequence. Protein-coding genes within it:
- a CDS encoding uncharacterized protein (EggNog:ENOG41) codes for the protein MNDFSVASVDQLDVTNNPEIQQQLSQDLHDVKILRSPSFGALSREESRNNSVIGSLIDDELDDDNSGNSESRSNSVATNSGIRIYTLADMIEALSKPRSKINTDSRLFLLSLAYKMLIRRPDMANVNEQDMEQLIGYIKTSRSDIEMVLSIKLASAYGATDTDEVGTELMDELIPLLFGKIFDFTNSVFLRSNCIAAYFSLLLVIFDGSDCYSVADNVNGFLELVEGYQSPKNASSESDKDTEFQWDIVAGSINGICVILTLLYKSGKNDINELIQDCLPRLIPFFGSEFPRKVHKALCILIGVMYEAFDYKAEEREEEEEGNDEAGISEGPYYDVEELKMMIGDLSRESTKKVGKKNKREVRSIYRDALRTIEEANKEKDEDEEELDDADIRVISRFSISKNKQVPIRSWFAFVRLIHLKYLFDTELSSHYLYSKEVRELLARPDEQVEYDNDDEEVSGVKHWKGRQDKVSGKKKDSRIQRARDRKLLEKMEGLNI
- a CDS encoding uncharacterized protein (BUSCO:EOG093419GS), which codes for MTSEAFPTIDLSKYDQLTEGSATILFPKNKVFYNHVQQYNRDLSCLAIRAFTELYQEEKVLLRRKRNKQPVTDGAQPSTEDVTETLTKADAEEKAKKQPYAIVMEALSASGLRAIRYAKEIPLIKSIIANDLSAAAVDSINVNIQHNQVGNKVTSNHADAIQYMSQHKDEYHVIDLDPYGSAAPFLDSAMQAVKNGGMMLITCTDMGVLAGNGYPEKCFALYGGSNVGGDATHETALRLVLNMIATTGAKYRKSIEPLLCLSIDFYVRLFIRVHQSPIKVKELAYNTMMMSKCSGCYSVTEQRLGKISHNKNGSKKFGLATGASHIGPNCSFCGYVNHIGGPMWAGNLHNKDFIDRVLSLQAKADDKIYKTLPRIKGMLTMAKNELDAHFYFKPTSVSSVLKIPAPSIETFTGALGNLGYHASLSHTVPNSIKTDAPWETIWFIGKKLAEKCKLDKSKLSETTAGYKILSNDDVGKDIDLNKLKAESGSTDMEDSDWLFQRNEVSDQVNQLRRIKIVRFQENPTKNWGPKSRPK